In Phoenix dactylifera cultivar Barhee BC4 chromosome 11, palm_55x_up_171113_PBpolish2nd_filt_p, whole genome shotgun sequence, the following are encoded in one genomic region:
- the LOC120112562 gene encoding uncharacterized protein LOC120112562, producing the protein MALACPAPVSQIPGRPPVRPEGSASEPSSSQGAARPPPPEATGFGLPDPPENEGQQEKRSYVVEWTLSEDDSALENIDTARHLFHVALLPAEKAKIQAMSLNQFLESTRLSAVRIETLISIGAYYKERARRCLQAQEKAEKNVAELELHKKELLLIVGTTEDEVKLLSMALDEEKAAHALTRSELRAAEARLAEARSLLVVREQAIKGAELKAEELQAQLGAQEKAAQERAQNAVQLFRELEEFQELLEEEAVNGLIQGFNDFRNQLRRLCPNFDLNLLQPGAGVEGLMAEPVEATGEAAPEASLEGAARGATPEIAPGGTEGGEPGATAEGAEAEGVEIEPGEISAGDAAAAVS; encoded by the exons ATGGCGCTCGCGTGCCCGGCGCCGGTCTCACAGATCCCTGGTCGGCCTCCCGTCCGACCCGAGGGCTCGGCATCCGAGCCGAGCAGTAGCCAAGGGGCTGCAAGGCCGCCTCCACCGGAGGCGACAGGGTTTGGTCTCCCTGACCCACCGGAGAACGAGGGCCAACAAGAAAAGCGGTCCTACGTCGTGGAGTGGACACTGTCCGAGGACGATTCAGCCCTCGAGAACATTGACACGGCGCGGCATCTTTTCCACGTTGCGCTCCTTCCAGCTGAAAAGGCGAAGATTCAAGCTATGAGCTTGAATcagtttttggagtcgactcgcctctccgCTGTTCGC ATCGAGACCTTGATCTCGATCGGGGCATACTACAAGGAACGAGCTCGTCGGTGCTTACAAGCACAGGAGAAGGCTGAAAAGAACGTGGCGGAGCTCGAGCTCCACAAGAAGGAGCTCTTGCTCATAGTGGGCACCACCGAAGACGAAGTCAAGCTCCTGTCGATGGCGCTCGATGAGGAGAAGGCCGCCCATGCTCTGACTAGATCGGAGTTGCGGGCCGCCGAGGCTCGCCTAGCCGAGGCGCGATCCCTGCTCGTCGTCCGCGAGCAGGCAATAAAGGGTGCAGAGCTCAAGGCCGAGGAGCTCCAAGCTCAGCTCGGAGCCCAGGAAAAGGCGGCCCAGGAGCGAGCTCAGAATGCCGTTCAGCTCTTTCGagaattggaagagtttcagGAGCTGCTCGAGGAGGAAGCCGTGAACGGCCTTATTCAAGGGTTCAACGACTTTCGTAATCAACTGCGCCGGCTCTGCCCCAATTTTGATCTCAATCTACTTCAGCCCGGAGCTGGAGTCGAAGGCCTCATGGCGGAGCCAGTCGAGGCGACCGGAGAGGCAGCTCCGGAGGCCTCCTTGGAAGGGGCTGCTCGGGGAGCCACTCCCGAGATCGCGCCCGGGGGCACTGAAGGCGGCGAGCCCGGGGCAACTGCCGAAGGGGCCGAAGCCGAGGGCGTTGAAATCGAGCCCGGGGAGATCTCGGCTGGTGATGCCGCAGCAGCCGTCTCTTAA
- the LOC103695968 gene encoding EPIDERMAL PATTERNING FACTOR-like protein 5, whose product MFPTALCQSPPLSLSVWLDSHAIAIISPLICPSLCSLSLCLPPAQPPSLAMGVLRDPGRRLSVAFALLFFAAALGSGLVVGAAAEREEEARGRHHLEKWEHLELQPVARRRLVGPGSSPPTCRGRCGRCLPCRPVHVAIQPGRCTTEEYYPEAWRCKCGNKLFMP is encoded by the exons ATGTTCCCCACAGCACTCTGCCagtctccccctctctctctctctgtatggCTTGACTCTCACGCCATTGCAATTATATCTCCCCTCATTTGCCCCAGtctctgctctctctctctctgtctccctCCTGCGCAGCCTCCAAGCTTGGCCATGGGCGTTCTGCGAGACCCGGGCCGCCGTCTCTCCGTTGCATtcgcccttctcttcttcgccGCAGCTCTTG GCAGTGGATTGGTGGTGGGAGCGGCcgcggagagggaggaggaggcgagGGGGAGGCATCATTTGGAGAAGTGGGAGCACTTGGAGCTGCAGCCGGTGGCGCGGCGGCGGCTGGTGGGTCCGGGGTCGTCGCCGCCGACGTGCCGGGGGCGGTGCGGGCGGTGCCTCCCGTGCCGGCCGGTGCACGTGGCGATCCAGCCGGGGCGGTGCACGACGGAGGAGTACTACCCGGAGGCCTGGCGATGCAAGTGTGGGAATAAGCTCTTCATGCCCTGA